The following coding sequences are from one Veillonella rodentium window:
- a CDS encoding polysaccharide deacetylase family protein, translated as MKRIPLVTCIVILFIVALTGCGVLSQKGETANNAPPVKEVKMVHPSGIPVLMYHKIGEDKDNDAVIREDLFRQQMKFLKDNGYHPLTMEQLYEYVVNGAAVPEKPVVLTFDDGYADTYSIVYPVMKEYGFAATVFINPGDIGTRLTWDQVREMHKGGMTISNHGFQHIEMGQLSEAEQIENITRAQQALEKEVGIKDNPWFCYPYGDKNGYTDKASEKAEIKMGMAMKSGWAHTGDNPYNILRVWVGNAVDLKHFEERLSTEHFSDL; from the coding sequence ATGAAACGGATTCCATTGGTAACGTGCATAGTTATCTTATTTATAGTGGCTCTGACGGGATGCGGAGTACTTTCACAGAAAGGTGAAACAGCGAACAATGCACCGCCTGTGAAAGAGGTCAAGATGGTGCATCCGTCTGGAATTCCTGTTCTCATGTATCATAAAATCGGTGAAGACAAGGATAATGATGCGGTCATTCGAGAGGATCTGTTTAGACAGCAGATGAAGTTTCTCAAAGATAACGGCTATCATCCGTTGACAATGGAACAGTTATATGAATATGTGGTTAACGGTGCCGCTGTGCCGGAAAAACCTGTTGTCTTAACCTTTGATGACGGTTATGCCGATACGTATTCCATAGTTTATCCTGTTATGAAAGAATATGGCTTCGCCGCTACCGTATTTATTAACCCCGGTGATATCGGTACCCGTTTGACCTGGGATCAGGTGCGGGAGATGCATAAAGGCGGTATGACCATTTCTAATCATGGCTTTCAACATATAGAGATGGGGCAGTTATCAGAAGCTGAACAAATAGAAAATATCACTAGGGCACAACAAGCTCTTGAAAAAGAGGTCGGTATTAAGGATAATCCTTGGTTCTGTTATCCGTACGGGGATAAGAATGGATACACCGATAAAGCCAGTGAGAAGGCGGAAATTAAAATGGGTATGGCTATGAAGTCCGGTTGGGCTCATACCGGCGATAATCCATACAATATCTTGCGCGTGTGGGTCGGTAATGCGGTAGACCTCAAGCATTTTGAGGAACGTCTAAGTACCGAACATTTCAGTGATTTATAA
- the menH gene encoding 2-succinyl-6-hydroxy-2,4-cyclohexadiene-1-carboxylate synthase, with translation MQRMYIDLGAYRYGLTIVGTGEPLVCLHGFSESGYTWNGITLPGYRMIRIDTIGHGDSDVPDDEMAYTIPVMLEDLHTVLYHVAGESYHLMGYSMGARLALLYTLQYESEVKRLILESGSVGIAEDSGREARRRTDEELAKRIETHDGAWFAEHWAQAPIFASQQRLSQKQRELIYRRRAHNSPNALAATLRGSGQGVMPYVGDDLKKLSVSGLYVSGALDIKYTTIGRDVFGTMSNFHHVIVEGAGHNVHIEQPRAFEQAVLNFLDEKGYIHE, from the coding sequence ATGCAACGCATGTATATAGACTTAGGGGCCTATCGATACGGCTTGACTATTGTCGGCACCGGTGAGCCGCTGGTATGTCTTCACGGATTTTCCGAGTCCGGATATACATGGAACGGGATTACACTGCCGGGGTATCGCATGATTCGCATCGATACGATCGGTCACGGTGATTCTGATGTTCCCGATGACGAGATGGCCTATACGATTCCCGTTATGCTGGAGGATTTGCATACGGTTCTGTATCATGTGGCCGGTGAAAGCTATCATCTGATGGGGTACTCCATGGGGGCGAGATTAGCCTTGCTCTATACATTGCAATATGAGTCGGAGGTCAAACGCCTCATTTTAGAGAGCGGTTCCGTCGGCATTGCCGAGGATTCTGGACGTGAGGCGCGAAGACGAACTGATGAAGAGTTGGCTAAACGTATTGAAACTCACGATGGGGCGTGGTTTGCGGAGCATTGGGCGCAAGCGCCGATTTTTGCATCACAACAACGACTTTCACAGAAGCAACGGGAACTCATATATCGTAGACGTGCACATAACAGTCCGAATGCGTTAGCCGCTACATTGCGTGGATCGGGACAAGGTGTCATGCCCTATGTGGGAGATGATTTGAAAAAATTATCCGTCTCCGGACTATATGTGAGTGGCGCGTTGGACATAAAATATACTACAATAGGAAGAGATGTGTTCGGCACGATGTCGAACTTTCACCATGTCATCGTCGAAGGGGCGGGGCATAATGTGCACATAGAGCAGCCGCGCGCATTTGAGCAGGCGGTGCTGAATTTTTTAGATGAGAAAGGTTACATCCATGAGTAA
- the menE gene encoding o-succinylbenzoate--CoA ligase encodes MMEWLRYGARHYPNRICMNGYTYEEICRGVIYAARSLESLDASRIAVLSDNSVTMAIYILAAMLAHKEVLLLNVHLKTNEIETQLSQLGVTTVLHSIERRHQVPDSAISVAFESCESIISAPVIEDTFDWTFNDTDVAAIMNTSATTGQFKSVPLRWGQIRAHVKASRSVLGVTDEDNWLMVLPLFHVSGLSILMRSLYNGTAVTVLPKYDEDKVLDLINCNRINMMSLVPTILTHLEPRIQHHNLRVILLGGEFIPQSLIESCIKKNLPIYKTYGMTETFSQSVTFSVLDYPDKSESVGLPLPGMTVRIVDADEEGIGEIHLKGPMVMSGYINREPIDGDFNTDDIGYVDEDGFVYILNRRKDLIISGGENIYPKEIEDLLYTLDAVKECAVVPMSHSKWGQVPALFLAFNDNQNLGEDEILAFLQEHLAKYKIPQYVQVMDSLPRNGTGKIMRNSLIARER; translated from the coding sequence ATGATGGAGTGGTTACGTTACGGTGCTCGGCACTATCCCAATCGCATATGTATGAATGGGTATACCTACGAGGAGATATGCCGAGGGGTGATCTATGCAGCTCGTAGCCTGGAATCTCTAGATGCGTCGAGAATCGCTGTCTTATCCGATAATTCCGTGACGATGGCAATCTATATTTTGGCGGCTATGCTGGCTCATAAAGAGGTCCTCTTATTGAATGTACATCTTAAGACGAACGAGATTGAGACTCAACTGTCACAACTAGGTGTTACGACTGTATTGCACAGCATTGAGCGACGTCATCAGGTGCCGGACTCCGCTATTTCTGTTGCGTTTGAATCGTGTGAAAGTATCATTTCAGCCCCTGTGATAGAGGATACGTTTGACTGGACCTTTAACGATACGGATGTTGCGGCCATTATGAATACGAGCGCCACGACAGGGCAGTTTAAGTCCGTTCCCTTGCGTTGGGGACAGATTCGTGCCCATGTAAAGGCGTCCCGATCTGTGTTAGGCGTGACCGATGAAGATAACTGGCTCATGGTGCTGCCGTTATTTCACGTAAGCGGCTTATCGATTCTGATGCGGTCCTTGTATAACGGCACGGCCGTTACGGTATTGCCGAAATATGATGAGGATAAGGTCCTTGATCTCATCAATTGTAATCGGATCAATATGATGTCATTGGTGCCTACCATTCTGACTCACTTGGAGCCGAGAATTCAACATCATAACTTACGCGTCATCTTACTGGGCGGTGAATTTATTCCGCAGTCCCTTATTGAATCCTGTATAAAAAAGAATTTGCCGATTTATAAGACCTACGGAATGACAGAAACCTTTAGTCAAAGTGTGACATTTTCTGTGCTGGATTATCCTGATAAATCTGAGTCCGTGGGATTGCCGTTGCCGGGCATGACGGTACGCATTGTTGATGCCGATGAAGAGGGAATCGGTGAAATTCATCTGAAAGGCCCTATGGTCATGAGCGGTTATATCAATCGTGAACCTATCGATGGTGATTTTAATACGGATGATATCGGCTATGTTGATGAGGACGGCTTTGTATATATCCTGAATCGACGTAAAGACCTCATCATTTCCGGCGGTGAAAATATTTATCCGAAAGAAATCGAGGACTTACTCTACACATTGGATGCCGTAAAAGAATGCGCTGTAGTACCTATGTCGCATTCGAAATGGGGGCAGGTGCCTGCACTCTTCTTGGCTTTTAATGATAATCAGAACCTTGGGGAAGATGAAATACTCGCTTTTTTACAGGAGCATTTAGCGAAATATAAGATTCCTCAATATGTACAGGTTATGGATTCTTTACCGAGAAACGGAACGGGAAAGATTATGCGCAATAGTCTTATTGCACGGGAGCGTTAA
- the menD gene encoding 2-succinyl-5-enolpyruvyl-6-hydroxy-3-cyclohexene-1-carboxylic-acid synthase, producing the protein MNEYIAALVDELHLLGVRHVVFSPGSRSTTMAMLFTEHKGFETYMNIDERSAAFMALGIAKAHKRPAVLVCTSGSAVAHYLPAILEAQYSGVPLIILSADRPHTLQHVGAPQTVDQQKLFGTAVNYYEELSVPREEHFYTYPRQVARKAYMKAMDLKCGPVHINVPLFEPLVPDFDRKYFKAGRMKQPFSLVTGMLRPSEVKPIYEALLNKKVLVLSGPSWSLDEEMAILELGHMLKAPILADPLSNMRRIDDEHIITSYDAFLVDENRRDALQPDCILQIGQMVVSKRVQQWIGSMDEMMIISVSPTMDYTNPMGNTIMYIQSTAQGLMNGFKGYTFELHSAGAVNATDTTSVSAGVANTFTGTENIADGCDQTFDTSIDEYLAAWIDTESYSRNQLDAVAKESELFEGRTIYMLQRFMPKDGQIMSANSMSVRDMDYFWAGGRSDADVYGNRGTNGIDGTVSTALGLSTNGKTTVLLTGDLSFFHDLNGFAIAKTHELNLTIVLHNNDGGGIFQYLPQKGTEHFDYLFNTSQGIDYSGLATLYGVDYVRVRNNDDLEAAFAQYIGQSGVHIIEIPTSKEGSRELHKKYRIH; encoded by the coding sequence ATGAACGAATATATTGCAGCCCTCGTAGACGAACTGCATCTGCTCGGCGTCCGGCATGTCGTATTTAGTCCGGGTTCGCGTTCTACGACGATGGCTATGCTCTTTACGGAGCATAAAGGCTTTGAAACATATATGAATATTGACGAACGGTCGGCTGCTTTTATGGCCTTAGGTATCGCAAAGGCTCATAAGCGGCCGGCAGTACTGGTGTGCACATCAGGCTCTGCGGTGGCTCATTATTTACCGGCTATTTTAGAGGCTCAATATAGTGGCGTTCCGCTTATTATTTTGTCCGCCGACCGACCTCATACATTACAACATGTGGGGGCTCCGCAGACGGTAGATCAGCAAAAGCTTTTCGGTACGGCTGTCAATTACTATGAGGAGCTATCTGTACCTCGCGAAGAACATTTCTATACGTATCCGCGTCAGGTGGCGCGCAAGGCGTATATGAAAGCAATGGACCTGAAGTGCGGTCCGGTACATATTAATGTACCTCTCTTTGAACCGTTGGTACCAGATTTTGATAGAAAGTACTTCAAGGCGGGTCGCATGAAACAACCGTTTTCATTGGTGACCGGTATGTTGCGGCCAAGCGAGGTTAAGCCCATTTATGAGGCGCTTTTGAACAAAAAGGTTCTCGTCTTGTCAGGCCCGTCTTGGAGTCTTGACGAAGAAATGGCTATTTTGGAATTGGGACATATGCTTAAAGCGCCTATTCTTGCAGATCCGCTATCGAATATGCGCCGCATCGATGATGAGCATATCATTACCTCTTATGATGCATTCTTGGTTGATGAAAATCGTCGTGATGCATTGCAACCGGACTGTATTTTACAAATCGGTCAGATGGTTGTATCCAAGCGTGTTCAACAATGGATAGGATCTATGGACGAGATGATGATTATATCAGTGAGTCCTACTATGGATTATACGAATCCTATGGGAAATACGATCATGTATATTCAGTCGACGGCACAAGGTTTGATGAACGGTTTCAAAGGATATACTTTTGAATTGCATTCTGCCGGTGCAGTGAATGCTACTGATACGACGAGTGTTTCGGCCGGTGTAGCGAATACATTTACCGGGACAGAGAACATTGCTGATGGTTGCGATCAAACGTTTGATACCTCTATCGATGAGTACCTTGCTGCATGGATTGATACGGAATCATACAGTCGTAATCAATTGGATGCGGTGGCGAAGGAATCGGAATTATTCGAAGGTCGAACCATCTATATGTTGCAACGATTCATGCCGAAGGACGGTCAAATCATGAGTGCCAACAGCATGAGCGTCCGCGATATGGATTACTTCTGGGCCGGTGGGCGCAGTGATGCGGATGTATACGGAAATCGCGGTACCAACGGAATCGACGGGACCGTGTCGACCGCATTAGGCCTGTCCACGAACGGAAAGACGACCGTATTACTGACGGGGGATTTGTCGTTCTTTCACGATTTGAACGGTTTTGCCATCGCAAAGACACATGAGCTGAATCTCACCATCGTCCTTCATAACAACGATGGGGGCGGCATTTTCCAATACTTGCCCCAAAAAGGCACGGAGCATTTCGATTATTTATTTAACACGTCGCAAGGTATTGACTATAGTGGTCTTGCCACATTATACGGTGTTGATTATGTGCGCGTTCGGAATAATGACGATTTAGAGGCGGCGTTCGCACAGTATATCGGTCAGTCGGGGGTACATATCATTGAAATTCCAACATCCAAGGAAGGAAGTCGAGAGTTGCATAAAAAATATCGGATCCACTGA
- a CDS encoding carbon-nitrogen family hydrolase — protein sequence MKKRLALIQMDVHVNDTEYNYNNVQKLLFNALAEEPDIIVLPETWNTGFYPSKNLITIADRNGERTQTLLSDFAKEHNVNIVGGSVAVAKNDHVFNTSYAFNRTGQLVGEYSKMHGFSPAKEDTYFAGGTHTSHFELDGIPCSTVICYDIRFPELVRMAALPNTELLFVPAQWPTMRLRHWQVLNEVRAIENQLFLCAVNGCGTVGHVQSTGHSAVYDPWGTNLLEMDTTENIQSVDIDFDVVQDIRNKINIFKDRKPELYNL from the coding sequence ATGAAAAAGCGCCTCGCCCTCATCCAGATGGATGTTCATGTAAATGACACAGAATATAACTATAATAATGTCCAAAAATTACTATTCAATGCCCTCGCTGAAGAGCCGGATATCATCGTCTTACCGGAAACATGGAACACGGGGTTCTATCCGTCAAAAAATTTAATCACCATCGCCGACCGCAACGGAGAACGCACGCAGACATTGTTAAGTGACTTCGCCAAGGAACACAATGTCAACATCGTAGGCGGCTCGGTAGCGGTAGCCAAAAACGACCATGTATTCAATACGTCATATGCATTTAATCGTACAGGTCAGCTCGTAGGAGAGTATTCCAAAATGCATGGTTTCAGTCCCGCCAAAGAGGACACGTACTTTGCCGGCGGTACACATACATCCCACTTCGAGCTGGACGGTATTCCTTGCAGCACGGTCATCTGCTACGATATCCGTTTTCCCGAACTCGTACGCATGGCTGCACTACCGAATACGGAACTTCTATTCGTACCGGCTCAATGGCCGACCATGCGACTTCGCCACTGGCAAGTGCTCAACGAAGTACGGGCAATCGAGAATCAGTTATTCTTATGTGCCGTAAACGGATGCGGTACCGTGGGACACGTTCAAAGCACCGGCCACTCCGCCGTATACGATCCATGGGGTACCAATCTGTTGGAAATGGACACTACTGAAAATATCCAATCCGTTGACATCGATTTTGATGTGGTTCAGGATATCCGCAATAAAATTAATATCTTTAAAGACCGTAAACCTGAACTCTATAATCTGTAA
- a CDS encoding phosphodiester glycosidase family protein, giving the protein MFKKNWVKFIIMVILFTAITSPIVVLFGPFNNVKRAVIGAILQSRHPHYITWLFNDEQLQSILGTVGVVKSQDLFKFNAREDKTLNLEKIESARYVGYILEIPDPRRIQVGTAANIQEKGDTTSNIAKMNNAVAAINGGGFHDPNGTGTGRLPYGFILHDGEYVIGKDVGVDEDVDFVGFSKAGNLIAGNYNKSELADMKAMEGITFGPPLIVDGKKMITEGDGGWGVGPRTAIGQKKDGTVLFLVIDGRQPGYSLGATLRDVQDILYEKGCYIAANLDGGSSSTLYLNGKVVNKPADLLGERMIPTAFIVK; this is encoded by the coding sequence TTGTTCAAAAAGAATTGGGTAAAATTCATCATCATGGTGATTTTATTTACCGCTATTACATCACCGATCGTGGTGCTCTTTGGACCGTTTAATAATGTAAAACGTGCCGTAATCGGCGCCATTTTACAATCTCGTCATCCTCACTATATTACTTGGCTGTTCAATGATGAACAGTTACAGTCCATATTGGGCACGGTAGGGGTTGTGAAGAGCCAGGATTTATTTAAGTTTAATGCTCGTGAAGATAAGACCTTAAATCTTGAAAAAATTGAGTCCGCTCGTTATGTCGGATATATTTTAGAGATTCCTGATCCTCGTCGTATTCAGGTGGGAACTGCTGCAAATATTCAGGAAAAAGGCGATACGACCAGTAATATCGCAAAGATGAATAATGCTGTCGCCGCTATTAACGGCGGCGGATTTCACGATCCGAACGGTACCGGAACCGGTCGTTTGCCGTACGGCTTTATTCTCCATGACGGTGAATATGTTATTGGCAAGGACGTAGGGGTCGATGAAGATGTAGATTTTGTAGGCTTTTCGAAGGCGGGAAATCTTATCGCCGGCAATTATAACAAGTCTGAATTAGCGGATATGAAAGCTATGGAAGGCATTACTTTCGGGCCGCCTCTTATTGTAGACGGTAAGAAAATGATTACCGAAGGTGACGGCGGTTGGGGCGTAGGCCCTCGTACGGCTATCGGTCAAAAGAAGGACGGAACCGTATTATTCCTCGTTATCGACGGACGTCAACCGGGATATTCACTGGGGGCGACATTGCGAGATGTACAGGATATCCTGTATGAAAAAGGCTGTTATATCGCGGCTAATCTGGATGGCGGGTCCAGTTCCACCTTATATCTTAACGGTAAGGTCGTGAACAAACCGGCCGATTTATTAGGGGAACGGATGATCCCGACGGCGTTTATCGTAAAATAG
- a CDS encoding nitroreductase family protein: MNLQEVIQLRTSVRKYKMSTSVGTETIEELVQLGMRAPSPKNRQPWQVVHMTGAEKEHFVNLGFHVFEQYKSRKEHFGSLEISLGAMKTASDLLFVYNPYDDLPDYHHVWEKSDLQAIGAFIEHILLGAKEKGIGTLWMNDVYFMQCESKAFLGISHDVLAIIAMGDPDEGMYPRSRKSLEEVLVKR, encoded by the coding sequence ATGAATTTACAAGAAGTGATACAGTTGCGTACCAGCGTGCGTAAGTATAAAATGAGCACATCCGTAGGCACTGAGACAATTGAAGAACTGGTTCAGCTCGGTATGCGGGCACCATCGCCGAAAAACCGGCAACCTTGGCAGGTTGTCCATATGACGGGTGCAGAGAAGGAGCATTTTGTTAATTTAGGTTTTCACGTGTTTGAACAATATAAATCGAGAAAAGAGCATTTCGGCAGTCTGGAAATCAGTCTCGGTGCGATGAAAACGGCGAGTGATTTATTATTCGTATATAATCCTTATGATGATTTGCCGGATTATCATCACGTGTGGGAAAAAAGTGATTTACAGGCTATAGGAGCATTCATTGAACATATTCTGCTCGGGGCCAAGGAAAAAGGAATCGGTACGTTGTGGATGAATGATGTGTATTTTATGCAATGTGAAAGTAAGGCTTTCCTGGGAATTTCTCATGATGTACTGGCGATTATCGCTATGGGGGACCCTGATGAAGGTATGTATCCGAGGTCGAGAAAATCACTGGAAGAAGTGCTTGTAAAGCGTTAA
- the menC gene encoding o-succinylbenzoate synthase, whose translation MNDILNFKSITTYRLRLPLKFTFKTSKGEVRDRETIVVRIEDQQGYVGYGECVAFTTPFYTVETVDSCWRTIVDDYVFNLRLMRPAKLMTYIRQLQFWLKRDGMPMAIAALENALINLHCERIGVNSVSYIMNQPLCDTIQSGLVIGDMPMEEILPTVERFVATGCNRIKVKVNPVDGYERMARIRDAYTDLVLAADANQSYTYAEIDKVRRYDELGLTCIEEPFAIASLESYRDWKWKRLNSDDWHIMTPICLDESILGYDDLSYAIEFGLIDVLNVKVGRMGGLVPTKAAINLCRERHIPYWIGSMVESGISKMLHVQLAALGDPYMAGDLSDSSRYFERDLIYPDISFRDGVMSVPDGDGLGVTVFDDRIEEYCVERRRL comes from the coding sequence ATGAATGATATATTAAACTTTAAAAGTATTACTACTTACCGATTGCGGTTGCCTTTGAAATTTACTTTTAAGACGTCGAAGGGTGAGGTGCGTGATCGAGAAACGATCGTTGTCCGCATCGAAGATCAGCAGGGCTATGTGGGATATGGAGAATGCGTAGCTTTCACGACACCCTTTTATACGGTGGAAACGGTGGATTCCTGTTGGCGCACCATAGTCGATGATTATGTGTTCAACCTGCGACTCATGCGGCCGGCCAAGCTGATGACTTATATTCGGCAACTGCAGTTTTGGCTTAAGAGGGACGGCATGCCTATGGCTATTGCGGCCCTTGAAAATGCTCTCATTAATCTGCATTGTGAGCGTATCGGAGTCAATTCCGTATCGTATATTATGAATCAACCGTTATGCGACACTATACAGAGCGGTCTCGTCATCGGAGATATGCCGATGGAGGAAATTTTACCTACGGTGGAACGATTTGTTGCAACCGGCTGCAATCGTATTAAGGTAAAGGTAAATCCTGTAGATGGTTATGAGCGTATGGCTCGAATACGTGATGCATACACCGATTTGGTGCTCGCAGCCGATGCGAATCAGAGTTATACCTATGCTGAAATTGACAAGGTGCGGCGGTATGATGAGCTGGGCCTTACCTGTATCGAGGAACCCTTTGCCATCGCGTCTCTAGAGTCTTACCGAGACTGGAAATGGAAACGGCTCAATTCTGATGACTGGCACATTATGACGCCTATTTGTCTGGATGAATCGATTTTGGGCTATGATGATTTGTCCTATGCCATTGAATTCGGTCTCATCGATGTACTCAATGTGAAAGTAGGGCGTATGGGCGGACTTGTTCCGACGAAGGCGGCTATCAATCTATGTCGGGAGCGTCATATTCCGTATTGGATCGGCAGTATGGTGGAATCAGGTATCTCCAAGATGCTCCATGTGCAGCTAGCGGCTCTCGGGGATCCATATATGGCGGGGGATTTATCCGATTCGTCCCGATATTTTGAAAGGGACCTTATCTATCCTGATATATCTTTTAGGGATGGCGTCATGAGTGTTCCTGATGGAGACGGCTTAGGTGTGACTGTATTTGATGATCGCATTGAAGAATATTGTGTGGAGAGACGAAGGTTATGA
- a CDS encoding PaaI family thioesterase produces MTLIESLQIDKPHMTSDNTCEAVMHLGDFHSQPQGYLNGGATLAFAEIVAGMMTNEIIDESKFGVGQSVTANHLRPMKCEGELTARGTLLVKGQTSHVWRFDMLDNRERLISQVTVTLAIVNFER; encoded by the coding sequence ATGACATTAATAGAATCCTTACAAATTGATAAACCTCATATGACAAGCGATAACACATGTGAGGCGGTTATGCATTTGGGTGACTTTCACAGTCAACCGCAAGGTTATTTAAACGGTGGTGCCACACTGGCGTTCGCGGAAATCGTGGCCGGCATGATGACGAATGAAATTATAGATGAAAGTAAATTCGGTGTCGGGCAATCCGTTACGGCGAATCATTTACGCCCTATGAAATGTGAAGGTGAGTTGACGGCTCGCGGCACATTGCTCGTGAAGGGGCAGACGTCACATGTATGGCGTTTCGATATGCTGGATAACAGAGAGCGCCTCATATCCCAGGTGACGGTGACCTTGGCCATTGTCAATTTTGAGCGATAA
- the menB gene encoding 1,4-dihydroxy-2-naphthoyl-CoA synthase — MSKFDWKVLDRNYEDVIYETYNGIAKITINRPQVRNAFRPKTVMELIDAFTVAREDNEVGVIVLTGANHGQGEDKEAFCSGGDQSVRGHGGYVGEDNVPRLNVLDLQRLIRVIPKPVIAMVNGYAIGGGHVLHIVCDLTIASENAKFGQTGPRVGSFDAGYGAGYLARMIGHKRAREVWFLCRQYTAAQAYEMGMVNCVVPFDKLEEETVQWCSEILELSPMALRMLKGAFNADTDGLAGLQQFAGDATLMYYTIDEAKEGRDAFKEKRKPNFKQFPKFP; from the coding sequence ATGAGTAAATTTGATTGGAAAGTACTAGATCGTAATTACGAAGACGTTATTTATGAGACTTATAACGGTATTGCAAAGATTACTATCAATCGTCCGCAGGTGCGCAACGCGTTCCGTCCGAAAACGGTTATGGAATTGATTGATGCGTTTACGGTGGCCCGTGAAGATAACGAAGTGGGCGTCATTGTATTGACAGGTGCAAACCACGGACAAGGGGAAGACAAAGAAGCGTTTTGCTCCGGCGGTGACCAAAGCGTGCGCGGTCACGGCGGTTATGTAGGTGAAGATAATGTGCCGCGCCTTAATGTTCTGGATCTGCAGCGTTTGATCCGCGTTATTCCTAAACCTGTTATCGCCATGGTAAACGGCTATGCTATCGGTGGCGGTCATGTATTGCATATCGTGTGCGACCTTACCATCGCCTCCGAAAATGCAAAGTTCGGACAGACCGGTCCTCGTGTAGGTTCTTTTGATGCCGGTTACGGTGCGGGCTATTTGGCGCGCATGATCGGTCATAAACGGGCTCGTGAAGTTTGGTTCCTCTGTCGTCAATACACGGCTGCACAGGCTTATGAAATGGGTATGGTCAATTGCGTTGTGCCGTTCGATAAACTCGAAGAAGAAACGGTCCAATGGTGCAGCGAAATCCTTGAATTATCTCCTATGGCGTTGCGTATGTTGAAAGGGGCCTTCAATGCGGATACGGACGGCCTTGCGGGCTTACAACAATTCGCAGGGGATGCGACGTTAATGTATTATACTATCGATGAAGCTAAGGAAGGTCGCGATGCGTTTAAGGAAAAACGCAAACCTAACTTTAAGCAATTTCCTAAATTCCCTTAA